The following proteins come from a genomic window of Manduca sexta isolate Smith_Timp_Sample1 chromosome 6, JHU_Msex_v1.0, whole genome shotgun sequence:
- the LOC115451603 gene encoding uncharacterized protein LOC115451603 isoform X1 — protein MECLTRDYSAEMFSYLLVVEAKPLGLPRISNITRACVVNWLMNFNGADGNPAVIQSACWFFDSVVGTGHVQFDKIQLVAAACYWIAQKLHGPVMPATKLVIYSEYAFTAERLLAAEKAVLEKLKFPTQPVVAQDFINYLAWWCDRDRPGEIEVAATFLYMSGLMVDKDLCEEFPSVIAAASVRNAVLLLRKKDLVTHLQMCPVYKSAECKAVNLLYTCSVLRRAVRTVAAPIFEYKVPYEHYGIPPSYIAQRIVNAANELSVMDTRIIKRDQANIF, from the exons ATGGAATGTCTAACTCGGGATTACTCCGCTGAAATGTTTAGCTATCTACTAGTGGTTGAAGCAAAACCGCTGGGCCTCCCACGGATTTCCAACATCACCCGTGCTTGTGTAGTCAACTggttaatgaattttaat ggtGCAGACGGTAATCCAGCAGTAATTCAGTCAGCATGTTGGTTCTTCGATTCCGTGGTGGGCACTGGACATGTCCAGTTCGATAAGATACAGCTGGTCGCAGCGGCTTGTTACTGGATTGCGCAGAAGTTGCACGGGCCAGTAATGCCAGCTACTAAACTGGTTATTTATTCTGAATACGCTTTCACTGCTGAAAGGTTGCTAGCCGCTGAGAAAGCTGTGCTTGAAAAGTTg AAATTCCCAACACAACCAGTAGTGGCGCAAGACTTCATCAACTATCTAGCATGGTGGTGCGACAGAGATCGGCCTGGTGAAATCGAGGTGGCTGCGACCTTCCTCTACATGTCAGGGTTGATGGTTGACAAGGATCTGTGCGAAGAATTTCCGTCAGTCATAGCTGCTGCATCAGTCAGGAATGCTGTGCTGTTGCTAAGGAAAAAGGATTTGGTGACACACCTACAAATGTGTCCAGT GTATAAATCGGCCGAGTGCAAAGCTGTCAATCTTCTATACACGTGCTCGGTGCTTCGTAGAGCTGTCAGGACTGTCGCAGCCCCGATATTTGAGTACAAAGTGCCCTACGAACATTACGGGATACCTCCGAGTTACATCGCCCAAAGAATTGTAAACGCAGCGAACGAGCTGTCTGTTATGGATACTAGGATTATAAAGAGAGATCAAGCTAACATATTTTAA
- the LOC115451603 gene encoding uncharacterized protein LOC115451603 isoform X2, with amino-acid sequence MECLTRDYSAEMFSYLLVVEAKPLGLPRISNITRACVVNWLMNFNGADGNPAVIQSACWFFDSVVGTGHVQFDKIQLVAAACYWIAQKLHGPVMPATKLVIYSEYAFTAERLLAAEKAVLEKLKFPTQPVVAQDFINYLAWWCDRDRPGEIEVAATFLYMSGLMVDKDLCEEFPSVIAAASVRNAVLLLRKKDLVTHLQMCPVYKSAECTAVNILYTCSVLRRAVRTVAAPIFEYKVPYEHYGIPPSYIAQRIVNAANELSVMDTRIIKRDQANIF; translated from the exons ATGGAATGTCTAACTCGGGATTACTCCGCTGAAATGTTTAGCTATCTACTAGTGGTTGAAGCAAAACCGCTGGGCCTCCCACGGATTTCCAACATCACCCGTGCTTGTGTAGTCAACTggttaatgaattttaat ggtGCAGACGGTAATCCAGCAGTAATTCAGTCAGCATGTTGGTTCTTCGATTCCGTGGTGGGCACTGGACATGTCCAGTTCGATAAGATACAGCTGGTCGCAGCGGCTTGTTACTGGATTGCGCAGAAGTTGCACGGGCCAGTAATGCCAGCTACTAAACTGGTTATTTATTCTGAATACGCTTTCACTGCTGAAAGGTTGCTAGCCGCTGAGAAAGCTGTGCTTGAAAAGTTg AAATTCCCAACACAACCAGTAGTGGCGCAAGACTTCATCAACTATCTAGCATGGTGGTGCGACAGAGATCGGCCTGGTGAAATCGAGGTGGCTGCGACCTTCCTCTACATGTCAGGGTTGATGGTTGACAAGGATCTGTGCGAAGAATTTCCGTCAGTCATAGCTGCTGCATCAGTCAGGAATGCTGTGCTGTTGCTAAGGAAAAAGGATTTGGTGACACACCTACAAATGTGTCCAGT GTATAAATCGGCCGAGTGCACAGCTGTCAATATTCTATACACGTGCTCGGTGCTTCGTAGAGCTGTCAGGACCGTCGCAGCCCCGATATTTGAGTACAAAGTGCCCTACGAACATTACGGGATACCTCCGAGTTACATCGCCCAAAGAATTGTAAACGCAGCGAACGAGCTGTCTGTTATGGATACTAGGATTATAAAGAGAGATCAAGCTAACATATTTTAA
- the LOC119192142 gene encoding plasminogen activator inhibitor 2, macrophage-like (The sequence of the model RefSeq protein was modified relative to this genomic sequence to represent the inferred CDS: added 19 bases not found in genome assembly) yields the protein MRQLVLVLVLAVGLSSARWVRQGKSEQPKETSFIGEATSELSTAIFQGYIDDSNNIAFSPLGYSAILAILAEGAKGETREQLVTALHLPEDRELTRRTYRYIMERLKNTHEYKYNQPELKNFFYIYKNYTIFDDYKKVLESCYLTDVRSVERYNPEHEIHVDEDEDDKEEFTIHIPEKNPDDKIDDIPELTPPKESDEKLISYVNEDIPKQVDVTHIDYKPAKNIKEKIKLVKTFEKHEDSADEEETMLAVEARNHAKSLKYLNNKHDISSSLSVNSVGKKSGTRSVSTSLMLIFNGMYFRGSWKKPFELVEPGLFYKSSSEKKQVSMMKTIGKFETSYISALDSEAVRLPYDGGRYALLLVVPRSRDGLTRLIADLPAVTLADIKDSMREEEIQLSIPSFYVETTTKPIAALAKFGVSSIFTRDADLSGMSSDDGLFVQELVQHVSVRVDNAESSASELSVANPAIEMSKNIPISEVKQPRRFSADHPFIFFIMDTLDNLVVVAGKVTDPEQPAPFDF from the exons TGCTGGTACTGGCCGTTGGCCTGAGCAGCGCACGATGGGTCCGACAAGGAAAGTCCGAACAGCCAAAAGAAACCAGCTTCATTGGAGAAGCAACGAGCGAGCTTTCTACAGCTATATTCCAG GGCTACATCGATGACAGTAACAACATTGCATTCTCGCCACTCGGATACTCAGCAATTCTCGCCATCTTGGCTGAAGGTGCTAAAGGAGAGACAAGGGAACAGCTCGTCACTGCTTTGCACCTTCCTGAAGACCGCGAGCTCACCAGACGAACCTACCGCTACATCATGGAAAGACTTAAAAACACACatgaatataaatacaatcagCCGGAGCTTAAGAACTTTTTCTACATTTACAAAAACTATACCATATTTGATGACTATAAAAAGGTTTTAGAGAGCTGTTATCTCACTGATGTTAGGTCCGTCGAGAGATACAATCCGGAACATGAAATACATGTTGATGAAGACGAAGATGATAAGGAAGAATTCACGATTCACATCCCGGAAAAGAATCCTGATGACAAAATTGATGACATCCCCGAACTAACACCACCCAAGGAGTCTGATGAGAAACTGATTTCGTACGTCAACGAAGACATTCCTAAACAAGTTGATGTTACTCACATTGATTACAAACCTGCTAAGAATATTAAAGAGAAGATCAAGTTAGTAAAAACGTTTGAAAAACACGAGGATTCTGCGGATGAAGAAGAGACTATGTTAGCTGTTGAGGCTAGAAATCACGCCAAGAGTTTGAAATACTTGAACAACAAACATGATATCTCCTCCAGTCTTTCTGTTAACAGCGTTGGAAAGAAATCTGGCACAC GTTCAGTGTCAACTTCCCTCATGTTAATTTTCAACGGCATGTACTTCCGCGGCTCTTGGAAGAAACCCTTCGAACTCGTCGAGCCTGGCTTGTTCTACAAGTCCAGCTCGGAGAAGAAACAAGTATCCATGATGAAGACTATCGGCAAATTTGAGACCTCTTACATATCCGCTCTTGATAGTGAAGCAGTTCGTCTTCCTTATGAT GGTGGTCGTTACGCACTGCTCCTGGTAGTGCCAAGGTCCAGGGACGGACTCACACGCCTTATCGCTGACTTGCCTGCTGTCACCCTGGCAGACATCAAAGACAGCATGCGTGAGGAGGAAATTCAATTGTCAATACCTTCGTTCTACGTCGAAACTACTACTAAGCCGATTGCTGCGTTGGCTaag TTCGGAGTGAGCAGTATCTTTACCCGTGACGCGGACCTCTCCGGCATGTCTTCAGACGACGGCCTGTTCGTGCAAGAGCTGGTACAGCATGTCTCAGTACGAGTTGATAACGCTGAATCTTCGGCATCTGAGCTCAGtg TTGCAAACCCTGCCATCGAGATGTCAAAGAACATCCCAATATCTGAAGTGAAGCAACCACGTCGCTTCAGTGCTGACCATCCGTTCATCTTCTTCATCATGGACACCCTGGACAACCTCGTAGTAGTCGCCGGCAAGGTCACCGATCCTGAACAACCAGCTCCTTTCGACTTCTAA